TCGGCCTTGGCAAATTCTCCCGGCTCTCCGCCGGCCTGCTCACCGTGGTCTCCCTCCTGAACACCTTCGTTGAGTGGCGCAGCGCGGACATCAGCAGCAAGGAAGGGCGCGAAGGCCGCAGGAACCAGCTGCTCAAGAACCTCTCCCTCAGTGGCGGCGCCCTGCTCGCATCCGTGGATACTGCAGGCAAGCCCGGCCTCGCCTGGCGCGCCGAACACCTTGCCGCCGACGCGCGCCGCAACGCTTCGCACCTGGCCGCCGACGCCCGCAGGACCACCACCAAGAAGCTGAACAAGGCGGACAAGGCCGTACGCCGCGCCGTCGAGCACGCCGCGGGAGCCTAAGCACGAATGACCGCAGCAGCTGCCACCCGGGACGCATCCGGAACACCCGTCCAGCACTGGGCCGCACCTTTCGCAGCCCGGCCCGTCAATGCCACCGTAACCGTCCCCGGCTCGAAGTCCCTGACCAACAGGTACCTGGTCCTCGCGGCCCTCGCGGACGGACCGTCCCGGCTCCGGGCCCCCCTGCACTCCAGGGACTCCGCGCTCATGATCGAGGCGCTCAGGCAGCTCGGCGCCACCATCACCGAAGTGCCCGGGGACGGCTCCTTTGGACCTGACCTGGAGGTTGTTCCGCTCCCGGCGGCAGCCGCGCCGTCCGCCACCAGGATCGACTGTGGGCTTGCCGGCACCGTCATGCGGTTCGTCCCGCCGCTCGCGGCGCTCCGCAACGGAGCCAGCGTGTTCGACGGCGATCCGCATGCCCGGAAGCGTCCCATGGGGACCATCATCGAAGCCCTCAAAGCCCTGGGCGTGGCCGTTTCCGCCGAAGACGGCAGCGCCCCGTCGTCGCT
This region of Arthrobacter sp. DNA4 genomic DNA includes:
- a CDS encoding DoxX family protein, whose protein sequence is MSFVRTLARPMLASSFVLAGLDKLKNSDDTAQQLSPLLRKAAASLPFQTSEKTLARVIGGTQVGAGVLFGLGKFSRLSAGLLTVVSLLNTFVEWRSADISSKEGREGRRNQLLKNLSLSGGALLASVDTAGKPGLAWRAEHLAADARRNASHLAADARRTTTKKLNKADKAVRRAVEHAAGA